In one Stenotrophomonas maltophilia genomic region, the following are encoded:
- the ilvD gene encoding dihydroxy-acid dehydratase: MPEYRSRTSTAGRNMAGARALWRATGMKDGDFHKPIIAIANSFTQFVPGHVHLKDLGQLVAREIEKVGGVAKEFNTIAVDDGIAMGHDGMLYSLPSREIIADSVEYMVNAHCADAMVCISNCDKITPGMLMAALRLNIPVVFVSGGPMEAGKTRLSGHKLDLVDAMVIAADESASDEKVAEFERSACPTCGSCSGMFTANSMNCLTEALGLSLPGNGSTLATHADREQLFLRAGRLIVELCHRWYGGEEESALPRGIATQAAFANAMTLDIAMGGSTNTILHLLAAAQEAEVDFDLTHIDALSRRVPQLCKVAPNTPRYHMEDVHRAGGVYGILGELARGGLLDTTVPTVHSRTLADALERWDVAVSSESSVHDFFRAGPAGIPTQVAFSQATRWPTLDVDRAEGCIRSVAHAYSAEGGLAVLRGNLAEDGCVVKTAGVDESIHVFEGSARVFESQDAAVAGILADEVKAGDVVVIRYEGPKGGPGMQEMLYPTSYLKSKGLGKQCALLTDGRFSGGTSGLSIGHASPEAAAGGAIGLVRDGDRIRIDIPARRIDLLVDTATLDARRAEQDALGWKPREARPRKVTSALKAYALLATSADKGAVRNTALLGD, translated from the coding sequence ATGCCCGAATACCGCTCCCGCACCTCCACCGCCGGCCGCAACATGGCCGGCGCCCGCGCCCTGTGGCGTGCCACCGGCATGAAGGACGGCGATTTCCACAAGCCGATCATCGCCATCGCCAACTCGTTCACCCAGTTCGTACCGGGCCACGTGCACCTGAAGGACCTCGGCCAGCTGGTCGCGCGCGAGATCGAGAAGGTCGGCGGCGTCGCCAAGGAGTTCAACACGATCGCCGTGGACGACGGTATCGCGATGGGCCACGACGGCATGCTGTATTCACTGCCCAGCCGCGAGATCATCGCCGACTCGGTCGAATACATGGTCAACGCGCACTGCGCCGATGCGATGGTGTGCATTTCCAACTGCGACAAGATCACCCCTGGCATGCTGATGGCCGCACTGCGCCTGAACATCCCGGTGGTGTTCGTGTCCGGCGGGCCGATGGAAGCGGGCAAGACCCGGCTGTCCGGGCACAAGCTGGATCTGGTCGATGCGATGGTCATCGCCGCCGACGAGAGCGCCAGCGATGAAAAGGTGGCCGAGTTCGAGCGCAGCGCCTGCCCCACCTGCGGCTCCTGTTCGGGCATGTTCACCGCCAACTCGATGAACTGCCTGACCGAAGCGCTGGGCCTGTCGCTGCCCGGCAACGGCTCGACCCTGGCCACCCATGCCGACCGCGAACAACTGTTCCTGCGCGCGGGCCGCCTGATCGTCGAACTGTGCCACCGCTGGTACGGCGGCGAGGAAGAGAGCGCGCTGCCGCGGGGCATCGCCACGCAGGCCGCGTTCGCCAATGCGATGACCCTGGACATCGCCATGGGCGGATCGACCAATACCATCCTGCACCTGCTGGCCGCCGCGCAGGAAGCCGAAGTGGACTTCGACCTGACCCACATCGATGCGCTGTCACGGCGCGTGCCGCAGCTGTGCAAGGTGGCGCCGAACACGCCCAGGTACCACATGGAAGACGTGCACCGCGCGGGTGGCGTGTACGGCATCCTGGGCGAACTGGCGCGCGGCGGCCTGTTGGATACCACCGTGCCGACCGTGCACAGCCGCACCCTGGCCGATGCTCTCGAGCGCTGGGATGTGGCGGTCAGCAGCGAATCAAGCGTGCACGACTTCTTCCGTGCCGGCCCGGCCGGCATCCCCACCCAGGTGGCTTTCAGCCAGGCCACGCGCTGGCCCACGCTGGACGTGGACCGCGCCGAAGGCTGCATCCGCAGCGTCGCGCATGCCTACTCGGCAGAAGGCGGACTGGCCGTGCTGCGCGGCAATCTGGCCGAAGACGGTTGCGTGGTGAAGACCGCAGGCGTGGATGAATCCATCCACGTGTTCGAAGGCAGCGCGCGCGTGTTCGAGAGCCAGGACGCGGCCGTGGCCGGCATCCTCGCCGACGAAGTGAAGGCGGGCGACGTGGTGGTCATCCGCTACGAAGGCCCGAAAGGCGGTCCCGGCATGCAGGAAATGCTCTACCCCACCAGCTACCTGAAATCGAAGGGACTGGGCAAGCAGTGTGCACTGCTGACCGACGGGCGCTTCTCGGGCGGTACGTCCGGGTTGTCGATCGGGCATGCCTCGCCGGAGGCGGCAGCGGGCGGTGCGATCGGGCTGGTACGCGACGGCGACCGCATCCGCATTGATATTCCGGCGCGGCGGATTGATCTGCTGGTGGATACGGCGACGTTGGATGCGCGCCGTGCCGAGCAGGATGCGTTGGGATGGAAGCCGCGTGAGGCGCGCCCGCGCAAGGTCACCAGCGCGTTGAAGGCCTACGCCCTGCTGGCCACCAGCGCCGACAAGGGCGCCGTACGCAACACCGCGCTGCTGGGCGATTGA